The Primulina tabacum isolate GXHZ01 chromosome 7, ASM2559414v2, whole genome shotgun sequence genome includes a window with the following:
- the LOC142551079 gene encoding non-specific lipid transfer protein GPI-anchored 20-like, translating to MALQFLITFLAIETIALFPTSSGQTISTPCTSSMITSFMPCANFITNGTVNSTTPPPACCTSLSSLMSNGKDCLCQITTGNVPFQIPINQTLAISLPRACNMPGVSLQCKAIGAPVPAPGPSENGQITLPPNAAPSPSVKDASGAEPLSPRLAPEAEPTIPTSPSPPTTTGGAPAGNTGSRTGVTPSAAAHSFGASSPLLLVTMLGAVAFKYY from the exons ATGGCCCTTCAATTCTTGATCACATTCCTAGCAATAGAAACAATTGCATTGTTCCCAACCTCATCAGGGCAAACCATAAGTACTCCATGCACATCTTCAATGATCACATCTTTTATGCCTTGCGCAAACTTCATCACTAATGGTACTGTTAACTCGACTACCCCACCTCCTGCTTGCTGCACTTCGCTCAGCTCCCTCATGAGTAACGGGAAAGACTGTCTTTGCCAAATCACGACCGGGAATGTTCCTTTCCAAATCCCAATTAATCAAACTCTTGCAATTTCACTTCCACGTGCTTGTAACATGCCTGGTGTCTCTCTTCAATGCAAAG CCATTGGTGCTCCAGTTCCAGCTCCAG GCCCTTCGGAAAATGGTCAAATTACACTTCCACCAAATGCTGCTCCTTCTCCAAGTGTCAAAG ATGCATCTGGTGCTGAGCCACTATCACCAAGATTGGCCCCAGAAGCCGAACCAACCATTCCGACTTCACCATCGCCGCCAACTACTACAGGAGGAGCTCCGGCAGGCAATACGGGCAGCCGAACAGGAGTGACACCATCAGCGGCGGCCCACTCGTTCGGTGCTTCTTCTCCTCTGCTTCTCGTGACTATGCTAGGAGCTGTTGCATTTAAATACTACTAG
- the LOC142551081 gene encoding non-specific lipid transfer protein GPI-anchored 5-like: MADHKVSMGLALVLVAMVWPYVASQSNDCTSVIISMSPCLNFISGNSSTPSVSCCSQLRNVVGSQPQCLCQVLNGGGSNMGLNINQTQALALPKACSVQTPPVSKCNGASPSDSPSTPNSPSQKTPSDGGSKVVPSPGPGDGSSSAASPNQLVLSITFFCLFIASYVSAFNLR; encoded by the exons ATGGCAGATCACAAAGTTTCAATGGGCTTAGCCTTGGTTCTTGTTGCCATGGTTTGGCCCTACGTTGCATCGCAATCGAATGATTGTACCAGTGTGATCATTAGCATGTCACCTTGCCTAAATTTCATCTCCGGCAACTCCTCCACCCCATCAGTTTCCTGCTGCTCGCAGCTCCGTAATGTCGTTGGTTCGCAGCCACAATGCTTGtgtcaagtgcttaatggcgGAGGATCAAACATGGGACTGAATATTAATCAAACTCAGGCACTTGCCTTGCCTAAGGCTTGCAGTGTTCAAACTCCTCCTGTCAGCAAATGCAACG GTGCTTCCCCGTCCGACTCTCCTTCCACACCGAATTCTCCTAGCCAGAAAACACCTTCAG ATGGCGGATCAAAAGTGGTGCCATCACCCGGACCCGGAGATGGTTCTTCAAGTGCAGCTTCACCAAACCAGCTGGTTCTTAGTATCACATTTTTCTGTCTCTTCATAGCATCTTACGTTTCAGCTTTCAACTTGCGCTGA